The region GGTGAAGCCCACTTTATACTTGAAGAGGAAGGGGTGGCGGGTGCCGGTGATGAGCATGTCCTCGTCCCGATCCAACATGCAGCGCACAGGACGACCCATCCGGTAGGCGGCCAGGGCCACGGGAAGGGCTACGCAAATGCCCCGCGACTCCTTGCCTCCAAAACCTCCGCCCAAGCGCTTGGCACGACAAACGACGCGGTGGGAAGGGAGAGCGGTGACATGGGCCACTAGTTTTTGCACCTCCGAAGGATGCTGGGTAGAGCAGAAGAGCTCCAGCTCGTCGCTATCGCGAGGAACTGCCAATGCCGCATGAGTCTCCAGATAGAAGTGTTCCTGTCCACCCATCCTGCAGGTGCCCTCGTAGGTGTGATCCGCCTGGGCCAGGGCCTCCTCCACATTGCCCTTGGTCACGAATCGCGGGTAGTTCGGGAAGTAGGACTTTTGCTCGATGGCCTGCTCGATGGTCACAATAACCGGGCTTAGCTCTTGGTACTCCACTTTCACCAACCTCGAAGCTCTTTGGGCCAATGCCTTATTATCGGCTGCAATGGCTCCAATAATCTGTCCATAGCAGTGAACTTCGCCGGCGGCAAATACGTGCTCATCGTGGAAAACAGGACCCACTTCGTTCTCATGCTCGGTTAGATCCTTGTAGGAGAAGAACTGGTGCACTCCCTCCAAGGCCAGGGCTTCACTGGCATCCAGTTTGGTGATCTTGGCCCGTGGCTTTGTGCTGAGCACAAAGGCCAAATAGACCTCCCCATCCATGCGGGGAATGTCATCCGTATAGATGGCTTCTCCGGTGGCTTGTTTCAAAGCAGCGGCATGGACTTGCGGCCTTCCTATGGGATCACAGGTGGGTTGATCACTGCAAACGCGTTCAAAGAGCTGGGCACTTTTTAGGACCGGAGTATGGAATGTCTCTGCACCACTTCGCTCCTCGGGTGGCAGGTCATCGGAGGATATAATCCCCGACTTGCTCAACTTCAGGGTGATGGCCAGGTAGGCCTTGAAGAACAGGCTCACCACTAAAGCTCGACGATAGGCTATCATGCCACCAGGAGCAGAGGCAGCCAAGGGCAACTCGGTGCACAAGCTCTCCGCCACTCGCTCCACCAGCTGGTGGTTCCACTCCTGACCAGCCATAAGTTGTGAAGTTTTGGGAGCCAGGACTGTGGTCGGAGCCATTCCACCAAAGGCCATCGAAATCTCCGCCACAATATTGGATTTCTCCTGGAAGCGAACATTTACGGCGGCATTTACAATGGCAATGTCATCATCCCTTCTTCTGGCCTGCTTGAAGGCAATGATATACTGATCAGGATTGGTTCTCTTGAAGTGGATTCCCAGCAGGACCTCATGGCCTTCTATGACATTCCTTCGGTAGCCGGTGAAAAAACCAGTTCCCATGTGAACCGTCCTCCTTTGAATCTTGCCATCCACAAAACTGGCCACGTCCAGTTGAGCTCCAGCTGCCGTGAGCACGGGATTCATATCGGAAATGGGACTGCCGGTCATGATGTTGCCACCCAGGCAGGCGACATTGCGGATCTGCTTTCCGGCAAAGTAGTGGAGCATGTCCACGGTGCATTGGAATAATCTGGTCTCCGATTCCGGCAGCTCTTCGATTCTCTGCCGGAGCAGAGCATCGATCTCCATCAAACTAACAGCGGCACCGAAGTAGATGCCATCCTCGGACTCCCTGATCTCCAGCAGATCCTTCACCTGGGTGGGGTTGATGAGGTGCGGGTACAGGAAGTGCTTGAACTTGACTTCCACGCCCACTTCCGTGTTGCCCACGACCAGCTTGGCAGCCGGATGCTGAGCCTTCAGTTGTAGGAGCTCCTGCAGATTGGTGGGACGATACCAGGTCACCCGCTCCGAGCTGAAGACCAAGCTCTGCGAATCAAAGGCGTCACTCAATTGAAGTTCCGGTGGGAAGATGGGTTCCTGGCTGGGATCCAGGGGTTGGAATTCGCTGCGCTCGAAGAGCTTGTCATCGGTATCCGAATCGGCACCACATCCTTTGCCATTCACCTTGCAGCACTTGTCGCCCATGCCACAGGCAAACTCCTTGGTGAAGGTCTTGTAGCCCTCGAGAATGGGTCGATAGCCAGTGCAGCGGCAAAGATTCCCCTGAAAGGCCACCTCCAAATCCCGCATCGAGGGCTGCTCTGCATTCCGGAGGAGAGCGTACATGGACATCACAATGCCTGGGGT is a window of Drosophila biarmipes strain raj3 chromosome 3R, RU_DBia_V1.1, whole genome shotgun sequence DNA encoding:
- the LOC108025044 gene encoding xanthine dehydrogenase, whose protein sequence is MSVLVFFVNGKKVTEVSPDPECTLLTYLREKLRLCGTKLGCAEGGCGACTVMVSRLDRRANKIRHLAVNACLTPVCAMHGCAVTTVEGIGSTKTRLHPVQERLAKAHGSQCGFCTPGIVMSMYALLRNAEQPSMRDLEVAFQGNLCRCTGYRPILEGYKTFTKEFACGMGDKCCKVNGKGCGADSDTDDKLFERSEFQPLDPSQEPIFPPELQLSDAFDSQSLVFSSERVTWYRPTNLQELLQLKAQHPAAKLVVGNTEVGVEVKFKHFLYPHLINPTQVKDLLEIRESEDGIYFGAAVSLMEIDALLRQRIEELPESETRLFQCTVDMLHYFAGKQIRNVACLGGNIMTGSPISDMNPVLTAAGAQLDVASFVDGKIQRRTVHMGTGFFTGYRRNVIEGHEVLLGIHFKRTNPDQYIIAFKQARRRDDDIAIVNAAVNVRFQEKSNIVAEISMAFGGMAPTTVLAPKTSQLMAGQEWNHQLVERVAESLCTELPLAASAPGGMIAYRRALVVSLFFKAYLAITLKLSKSGIISSDDLPPEERSGAETFHTPVLKSAQLFERVCSDQPTCDPIGRPQVHAAALKQATGEAIYTDDIPRMDGEVYLAFVLSTKPRAKITKLDASEALALEGVHQFFSYKDLTEHENEVGPVFHDEHVFAAGEVHCYGQIIGAIAADNKALAQRASRLVKVEYQELSPVIVTIEQAIEQKSYFPNYPRFVTKGNVEEALAQADHTYEGTCRMGGQEHFYLETHAALAVPRDSDELELFCSTQHPSEVQKLVAHVTALPSHRVVCRAKRLGGGFGGKESRGICVALPVALAAYRMGRPVRCMLDRDEDMLITGTRHPFLFKYKVGFTKEGVITACDIECYNNAGWSMDLSFSVLERAMYHFENCYRIPNVRVGGWVCKTNLPSNTAFRGFGGPQGMYAGEHIIRDVARIVGRDVVDVMRLNFYKTGDYTHYHQQLEHFPIERCLEDCLKQSRYEEKRLEIARFNRENRWRKRGMAVVPTKYGIAFGVMHLNQAGSLINIYGDGSVLLSHGGVEIGQGLNTKMIQCAARALGIPPELIHISETATDKVPNTSPTAASVGSDLNGMAVLDACEKLNKRLAPIKEALPGGTWKEWINKAYFDRISLSATGFYAMPGIGYHPETNPNARTYSYYTNGVGVSVVEIDCLTGDHQVLSTDIVMDIGSSLNPAIDIGQIEGAFMQGYGLFTLEELMYSPQGMLYSRGPGMYKLPGFADIPGEFNVSLLTGAPNPRAVYSSKAVGEPPLFIGSSAFFAIKEAIRAARKDQGLSGDFPLEAPSTSARIRIACQDKFTNLLDLPEAGTFTPWNIVP